A window of Deltaproteobacteria bacterium contains these coding sequences:
- the hrcA gene encoding heat-inducible transcription repressor HrcA translates to MRQLLNERAKNILHAVIQSYIRTAEPVGSRTVAKEYDLDLSPATIRNVMADLDEMGYLNQPHTSAGRIPTDMGLRYYVDSILEINPISDHAMKAINKEFSGSDLSTEQLIKKASRTLSMVSQHISLVLAPRFSYQELKQIEFIQLRDNLVLAILVSRSGVVQNRIIELEEELTQEELDRFNRYLNDVLEGLTIREIKNRIIRELQKEKIKFDAMLFRALKLSRQVFTQETVEDNLFIEGQGHILDHPEFSDIEAMKSIFEAFEEKKLLVRLLDRAMYASGVQIFIGSENELTDMQGWTVVTSAYSRMSTPIGSLGVLGPTRLNYSQIIPIVEYTAQQLGRALESIN, encoded by the coding sequence ATGAGACAGCTATTAAATGAAAGAGCCAAGAACATACTTCATGCCGTCATCCAAAGTTATATCAGAACCGCTGAGCCGGTGGGATCGCGCACCGTCGCCAAGGAGTATGATTTAGACCTCTCCCCGGCGACAATTCGAAACGTAATGGCCGATCTGGATGAGATGGGGTACCTGAATCAGCCTCATACCTCAGCCGGCCGTATCCCTACAGACATGGGTTTGAGGTATTATGTTGATTCAATTCTGGAAATCAATCCGATTTCCGATCACGCCATGAAGGCTATCAATAAGGAATTCTCAGGGTCCGACCTGAGCACCGAACAGCTTATTAAAAAGGCCTCAAGAACCCTCTCCATGGTCTCTCAACATATTAGCCTGGTCCTGGCGCCTCGCTTTTCCTATCAAGAGCTCAAGCAGATTGAATTTATCCAGTTGCGTGACAACCTGGTCCTGGCCATTCTGGTAAGTCGTTCCGGTGTGGTTCAAAACCGGATCATCGAACTCGAGGAGGAGTTGACCCAAGAAGAACTGGACAGATTTAATCGCTACCTGAACGATGTTCTTGAAGGATTGACTATTAGAGAAATCAAAAACCGCATTATCAGGGAGCTGCAAAAAGAAAAAATCAAGTTCGATGCGATGCTTTTTCGGGCCCTTAAACTGAGCCGCCAGGTCTTTACCCAGGAAACGGTCGAAGATAACCTCTTCATCGAAGGTCAAGGACATATTTTAGATCATCCAGAGTTTTCAGATATAGAGGCCATGAAGAGTATCTTTGAGGCCTTTGAGGAGAAAAAGCTCCTGGTCAGGCTCCTGGACAGGGCCATGTACGCCTCGGGAGTCCAGATCTTCATCGGCTCGGAAAACGAACTGACTGATATGCAAGGCTGGACCGTGGTCACCTCTGCTTATTCCCGTATGTCCACCCCTATCGGAAGCTTAGGTGTTCTCGGGCCAACCAGGTTGAATTACTCTCAGATCATTCCTAT